The following coding sequences are from one Coffea arabica cultivar ET-39 chromosome 11e, Coffea Arabica ET-39 HiFi, whole genome shotgun sequence window:
- the LOC113717804 gene encoding protein-S-isoprenylcysteine O-methyltransferase B yields the protein MAEIFNYTACRQLLQMFCAIVFFHGSEYVLAMAIHGKSSITVKSLLISKSYILAMVCSLIEYLMEVYFFPGLKEHWWISNLGLAMVVIGEIIRKLAILTAGQSFTHLIKIYHQENHKLVTHGVYQFVRHPGYSGFFIWAVGTQFMLCNPLSTVAFAIVVWRFFALRIPYEEFYLRQFFGSEYEDYARRVPSGIPFVK from the coding sequence ATGGCAGAAATCTTCAATTACACAGCTTGCAGACAATTATTGCAAATGTTTTGTGCGATCGTATTCTTTCACGGTTCAGAATATGTACTTGCAATGGCCATTCATGGAAAATCAAGCATAACAGttaagtcacttttaatcagtAAAAGCTATATCCTTGCAATGGTTTGCTCACTGATAGAGTACCTTATGGAGGTTTATTTCTTCCCGGGGCTAAAGGAACATTGGTGGATAAGTAATCTTGGCCTTGCAATGGTTGTTATTGGTGAAATCATAAGGAAGTTGGCCATTTTAACTGCTGGTCAATCCTTCACTCATCTTATTAAGATTTATCACCAGGAGAATCACAAATTGGTGACGCATGGAGTTTATCAATTTGTCCGCCACCCTGGTTATAGTGGATTCTTCATCTGGGCTGTTGGCACTCAATTTATGCTTTGTAATCCTCTATCAACAGTCGCATTTGCCATTGTGGTTTGGCGCTTTTTTGCACTGCGGATACCGTATGAGGAGTTTTACTTGCGGCAGTTTTTTGGGTCCGAGTATGAGGATTATGCTAGGCGAGTCCCCTCTGGGATTCCATTTGTAAAGTGA